The segment GCTGAAGGAAGGCGAGAAGAATCTCGATCAAGAAAAACTTGACGCGATCTCCCTGAAAGATGATACGCTGTACGACTTATACGGGGATAAAATCTACGATAAATCTCACAAGCTCCACAAAACTGCCAAAGTTTGGGGGACGGATGATTTTGGCGGCTTCGGCTTCCTTAACTTTGTTTTTGAAGGATTGGTTTCCGGTGACAAATACGGCTCAGCTGTCGGGATCGCCGCGCTGATTCTAGTCGTTGGGGGAGCATTTGGGATCATCATGCGAACTGGCGCCATCGACGCTGCTATTTATGCCTTTATTTCTAAAACCCGCGGTCTAGAAAAATTTGCTATCCCGCTGTTGTTTTTCGCGTTTTCTTTAGGGGGCGCGACATTTGGTATGGCAGAAGAAGTGATTCCTTTTTCAATGGTGATGGTGCCTTTTGTGATCGCGTTGGGATATGATTCCATCGTTGCGGTCACAGTGACTTATGTGGCCTCGCAAGTCGGAAACGCGACTTCTTGGATGAGTCCATTTAGTGTGGCAGTAGCGCAAGGGATCGCTGGTATCCCGGTTCTTTCCGGTGCAACGTTCCGATTGATCATGTGGGTGACCATAACAGCTTTATCAGCCGGTTATTTGATGATCTACGCAGAACGAATCCGAAAAAATCCACTGCGCTCAGAAGTATATGAATCAGATGAATATTTCCGTAATCATTTAGAAAAAACCGCCAATGAAAACAAACCATTCTTACTTGGTCATAAGTTGATCTTAGTAGAAATGTTGGCGGTATTGATCTGGATCATTTGGGGCGTGACCCAAAAAGGCTATTACATTCCAGAAATCGCATCACAATTCTTTGTCATGGGATTAGCAGCCGGGATCACCGCTGTTTTATTTAAACTGGACATGGGCTGGAACGATATTGCGAAAAGTTTCCAAAACGGCGCGGCTGATCTAGCCGGAACAGCTATCGTTGTAGGGATGGCAAAAGGGATCCTTTTGGTATTGGGTGGATCAGAACCTAATGTCGCGTCTGCGCTGAACACGATCTTACACAGTATCAGCGGACTGTTATCAGGTGTTCCTTCAATGATCGGTGCTTGGGTGATGTATATCTTCCAAAGCCTGTTCAATCTGGTAGTGACATCTAATTCAGGACAAGCAGCATTAACGATGCCGATCATGGCACCATTAGCAGATTTGATCCAAGTACCGCGTCAAATCGCTGTCTTGGCTTATCAATTAGGTGCGGGCTTTGTGGACGCCTTTACGCCGGTTTCCGCAAGTTTGATTGGTGTTTTAGGTGTAGCACGTATCGAATGGATCAAATGGGCGAAATTCCAAATCAAGATGCAAGGTTTCTTCTTCGTGCTGGGTACGATTTTTATCATGATCGCCATTATGATCGGCTTACAATAATCAATAAAAGAAAGCATGACCTGAGTCTGCTGGTTGAAGGAACTTTGACTGGCAACGGCTTGAGTCGTGCTTTTTTCTCTTGTATGATTTCGAACAAGCAGAAATCATGCGCTTTCTTGGTTGCTCTTATATACTTAATTACTGAAAAATAGAGGAGGACAAGAAATGAATTATCGTGTACTGCTGTTTTATAACTATACCCATATTGCTGATCCAGCGGCATTTGCTGAAGAACATCGAAAATTTTGCGAAACATTAGGGATCAAAGGCCGCATTTTAGTGGCGGAAGAAGGGATCAATGGCACATTATCCGGTACGATCGCCGCGACTGATCAATATATGGAACAGATGAAGGCAGATCCGCGTTTTGCCGATACGTACTTTAAAATGGACGACAGCGAAGGACATGCCTTTAAAAAATTATTCGTTCGTCCGCGAAAAGAATTGGTGGCACTGCACCTGGAAGAAGATATCGATCCTCGGCAATTAACAGGGAACTATCTTGAACCAGCAGAATTCAAAGAAGCATTATTGGCAGAAGATACCGTAGTCATCGATGCCAGAAATGATTATGAATATGATCTGGGACATTTTCGTGGTGCGATCCGTCCAGAGATCCGTAATTTCCGAGAATTGCCTGCATGGATCCGAGAAAATAAAGAACAGTTCATGGACAAGAAAATCGTCACTTACTGTACGGGCGGTATCCGCTGTGAGAAATTTTCCGGCTGGCTGTTAAGAGAAGGATTCGAGGATGTCGCGCAACTGCATGGCGGCATCGCGGCTTACGGAAAAGATCCTCGGACACAAGGAGAGCTTTGGGATGGCAAAATGTATGTGTTCGACGAACGGATCAGTGTGGAGATCAATCAAGTAGACAAACAGATCGTAGGGAAGGAATGGTTTGACGGCACGCCTTGCGAGCGCTACATCAATTGCAGCAACCCGGAATGCAATCGTCAGATCCTAGTATCAGAGGCCAATGAAGAAAAATATCTGGGGGCTTGTTCTTATGAATGTGCCTGTCATGAGAAAAATCGGTATGCGTTGACTCACAGCCTTACAGAAGAGGAACGGAATCGACGTCTAAGAGCCATTGCACCGGCTTCATACGCATAAAAGAGAGAAAGTTTCAGCGGATAGATCCTATCCCTGAAACTTTTTTTGTGGGCTCTGATGAAATTTCTAAAACTTAGTGAATTCTTTCCCATTTCGTACTATAATACCTCTAGTTGAGAAGCATTCTCATTTCCTGAAAGGAGCCGTAAATGAAAACCATCGATTTATCCAAAACATTATATGAGTTAGTCACCACTTATCCAGAAATCAAAGAAATCATGTACTCATTGGGCTTTGAAGCCATCGCAAAACCGGGCATGCTGCAAACAGCGGGACGTTATATGACGATCCCTAAAGGTGCCCAGATGAAAAAAATACCTCTTTCCACCGTCATCGCGGCATTTGAAGCCCGTGGATTTGAAATAAAAGGAGCAAACTAATGGACGATACAGCAAAACAACGACAAACACGGATCGTAGAGATCTTATCTTTATTGCACGAAGGCGGTTCTTTTGAAGAAGCCAAACGATTATTTAATGAAGAATTTGATGGCGTGGATGTCACTGAGATCACCGCGGCAGAAAAAGCATTGATCCAAGGAGGATTGAATCCTAGTGAGATCCAACGATTGTGCAATATCCACGCGGCCGTTTTCAAAGGTTCTATCAATGAGATCCACCGTTCCAATTATGAGCACGAACAGCCGGGACATCCTGTCCATACATTGAAATTGGAAAACCAAGTTCTGCAGTCCTTGTTAACTGACGAGATCGATGGTGTCCTAGCGAAAATCAAAAAAGGCGACTGGGAACAAAAAGAACGTCTTTTAGCGGCGCTGACAGATCTATTGCAGATCGACAAGCATTACGCCCGCAAAGAAACCCTGATCTTCTCCTATATGGAAAAATACGGGATTACTGCACCGCCTAAAGTAATGTGGGGTGTAGATGATGATATTCGGGATATGGTCAAAGAATTGATCCAGATGATCCATTCGGAAAAGACAGCTTATAATCCCCTGTCGGAAAAATGGGAAGCAGTCAAAAATGAGATCGAAGAAATGATCTTCAAAGAAGAGGAGATCATGATCCCAATGACACTAGATGTCTTTTCTCTGAAAGATTGGGAGAAGATCGCTGCGGATAGTTTTGATATCGGTTTTGCTTTTATCCCTGAACCGTTGCCATGGAAAGCCAGTGCAGAAGCATTGGAAAAAGAAAGCGAACGGGAACCGGCGCGACAATTGGCGATCAAACAAGCAAAAGAAACGACAGACGGCATCGCGGCTGGTCTGGCAGAAAACACGGTAAAAGCTGAACCATTAGAAACTCACTATGATTGGGAAAATCAATCTTCTGCTGATACGGTGGTTTTACCAACCGGTGTTTTGAAATTCCAACAACTTGCGGCGATCTTCCAAGTGCTGCCGGTAGATCTGACGTATGTCGATCAAGATGACCGTGTCCGTTTTTATTCAGAAGGAAAAAGCCGCGTCTTTCCACGGACGACTTCTGTAATTGGTCGTGAAGTCGTCAACTGTCATCCACCGAAAAGCATGCATATCGTTCAAAAGATCTTAGACGATTTTCGTTCCGGCGCTCGCGACCATGCTGATTTTTGGATCGATATGCGGGGCAAAAAGATCTATATCCGTTATTTTGCACTCCATGATGAAGCGGGAGATTATCTAGGCTGTTTGGAAGTGACGCAAGATATCACCGACATTCAAAAATTGGAAGGTCAAAGCCGGTTGCTGGATCAATAAATAAGTTGATTATTTTTAAGATTGACAGGACTTCTTTAAAAGCTTACCCTTAATAGTAAGAAAGGGGTTGCAATTATGTATTCAGCAAAACCAGAACGTTATGAAAAAATGATCTATAATCGTGTAGGAAATTCAGGACTGAAGTTGCCGGCGATCTCTCTGGGCTTGTGGCACAATTTTGGCGATACCGATCCGTTGGCAAAACAGCGGGAAACGATTTTCGGAGCCTTTGATATGGGGATCACCCACTTTGATCTGGCGAATAATTATGGTCCGCCTGCCGGTTCAGCAGAAGAGAATTTTGGAAAGATCCTGCGGCAAGACATGAAACACTATCGTGATGAAATGATCATTTCATCCAAAGCCGGTTACTATATGTGGCCGGGACCCTATGGCGAGTGGGGCTCAAAGAAAAATCTGATCGCCAGCTGTGATCAAAGCCTGCAACGCTTAGGATTGGATTATGTCGATATCTTTTATCACCATCGTCCAGATCCAGATACACCGATGGAAGAAACAGCGCATGCGCTGGATCTGTTGGTTCGTCAAGGAAAAGCTCTGTACGTAGGGATTTCCAACTATACAGCGGAACAAACGAAAAAGATGTCGCAGATTTTAAAACATCAAGGCACTCCGTTTATCATCCATCAGCCAAGATACAACATGTTTGATCGTTGGATCGAAGACGGATTGACGACGGTGTTGGAAGAAGAACAGATCGGCGCGATCGTTTTTAGTCCTTTAGCGCAAGGTTTGTTGACGGATCGTTACTTGCATGGTATCCCGGAAGATTCCAGAGCCCACCGCTCAGACAGTCCGTTTTTGACAGAAGACAAAGTGGAAGGAACAATTTCAGTAGTCAAAAGACTGAACACTATCGCGGAAAACCGCGGTCAAACGTTAGCGGAAATGGCGATTGCTTGGATCTTACAGCAAAAAACTGTTACCAGCGTATTAGTAGGGGCTTCACGTTTGAGCCAGCTTCAGGATAATGTGAAGGCTTTGGACAACTTGGATTTTTCAGCAGATGAATTGAACGCTATCGAAGAAGTTCTGAAAGAAATGAAGGCGTAATAAAGATAGGTGTTTCTGTGGTGTAAGACTGCGAAACGCCTGTTTTTTTTATTTTGAAAAAACACCAAAATGTTTGTGAAGAACCACTCAATATATTGTATAATAGGCATGGTATTATCATATTTTAATGAAAGAAGGAGTCAGTAGTGAAGGCGTTGATTGTGTATGCTCATCCTAGAAAAGAAAGCTTTTCTTATGCGTTGTTGGAACGGATCCAACAAACACTGGAAAAAAAGGGTGACGAAGTGGTGGTTCGCGATCTTTACCAAATGAATTTCAATCCGGTTTTGGCTGGAGAAGATGCGATCCATATTGAAGATGGACATTTTGTCCGAGAAAACGAGATTTTCCCGGACGATGTGAAAATCGAACAGAAATATATCGAGGAAAGCGATCTATTGATCTATATTTTCCCAAGCTGGTGGAATGGGATGCCGGCGATCATGAAGGGCTATGTCGATCGCGTATTTCAACATGGATTTGCCTACAGTTTTGAATCAGATGAACCGAAAAAACGGTTTTCTGGGAAGAAAGCACTATTTTTCACACCAACTGGACAACCTCAAAATGAAGACGGTACGGATTCGCCTATCGATCGCGCCATCAAGACCGTTACTTCGGAATGGATGTTCAACAGCAACGGAACAGAGGTTTTAGATCATGTCTTTTACGGACGCGTTCCTTATAAAACGCGGGAAGAGCTAGGAGAATATTTAGCGGATGCTCAAAGAAGGATCGAGGAGCTGTAAAATGACCATTAGAAGAACATTTTCGTTAATTGCAGCTTCATTTTTATTGCTGATGACGTTAGCTGCTTGTTCTGCCAATACCAAAAAAGAAACGGTCAAGGCGGATTCGGACAACCAAGAAAAAATCATCAACATGATGGAGATCAATGAGATTTCTTCGATGGATTCCGGCAATGCTCTGGACGGCGGCAGTTTTATCGCTATCACGCAAGTATTTGAAGGACTTTACAATCTTGATGAAAAAGATAATATCATTCCTGGTGTGGCTGAAAAATTGCCGACTATCAGTGAAGACGGATTGACTTACACCGTTCCTTTGCGGAAAAATGCGGTGTGGTCCAATGGTGATCCTGTGACTGCCCATGATTTCGTTTATGCATGGCAACGAGTAGTGACGCCGGAATTCGGTTCACCTAGTTCCTTTTTACTTGCTGATATCAAAAACGCCAATAAAATCTTAGCTGGCGAAGCAAAACCTGATTCATTGGGGGTAAAGGCCAAAGATGATTATACATTGGAAGTGACATTAGAACATCCTGTGGCTTACTTTACCTCAGTGATGACTTTTCCGACACTGTTCCCACAAAATCAAAAATACGTGGAAAAACAAGGAAAAAACTATGCACTGGACAGCGAGCACATGATTTACAACGGGCCTTATCGCTTAGCGGAATGGAAGCACGGCAACCAAAAATGGGTCTATCAAAAAAATGACCGCTATTGGAACAAAGAGCAAAGCAACGTAGAAGCTGTCAACATCCAAGTCGTCAAAGATACCAACTTAGGGATGAATCTTTTCAAAGACGGACAGCTGGATCGCGCTGTTTTGTCAGGAGAGTTTGCCAAGCAGTATAAAAACGATCCTAATTACACGACTCAATTAGATTCTTGGGTCCATACACTGGAATTGAACCAAAAGCGCAATGATCAGGAAACGATTTTTGCGAATAAAGAGATACGACAAGCAATCGGTCTGGCGATCGATCGGGAACATATCGTTAATGAATTATTGGACAATGATTCTCGTGCCGCTTACGGTTTGATCCCTGCTGAATTTGTCAAAAACCCTGAAACAAAAGAAGACTTTCGTAAGGAAAGCGGCAATATCCAAAGTTTTGATACCAAGCAGGCGAAAACGTTATGGAAAAAAGGCTTGGAATCATTAGGAAAAAAAGAAGTGACTCTACAATTGGCGGCATCTGATCAAGATGAAAACAAAGCGATCACAGAGTACCTGCAATATACATTGCAAGAAAATCTGCCAGGATTGACTGTCGAGATCACTTTGTTGCCGGAAAAAAATCTGCTGGATAAAAAACAGACTCATGATTTTGATCTCATGCTGACTCGGCAAGGACCAGATTTTCAAGATCCGACGACATTTTTGAATACGTATCAGTCCGAGGCCTTCAACAATCCTTCTGTTTACAGCAATCCGGCATACGATAAATTGCTGACACAAGCGCAGCAGGAATCGACACAGCTTGAAAAACGTTGGCAGACATTGATCGATGCCGAACATGTCTTATTGGAAGACGCGGCAGTGATCCCGATTTATCAGTCCGCTAATACCGCGCTTTTGCGGGAAAATATCACCGGGATGATCCATCATTTGTTTGGACCGCCTAATTTTTACGGTAAGATCATGCTGAAATAAAATGATAAAAAAACATGAGCTGCAGATTTGCCAGCTCATGTTTTTTTGTTACAACAAAGGAAGGATCCAATTGACCCAAGCCCAGCTTAAAGGCATGATCAAAATCATCGCAGGGATCATGTCGGCGACAGGAAACATTTTCAAATTGATCATGCGAAACCCAGAAGCCAGCATCAAGAAACCGCCGCAAGCTTTGAAATCACTGATCATGTCCGGTGTTGTCAGCGGAAAAATGAAATTAGCGATCAGAAAAAGGATATAGAAAATAATGAATTGCGGAATGGCGATCACAGATACCACATAGCCTAAATTGCAGGCAAAAATCGCGGCAGTAAAGAAATCAAGGATCGATTTTGAGATCAGGATGGTATTATCGCCGGTCATTCCAGAATCCAAACTGCCATAGATTCCAGTACCGCTAGCACAAAATAGAATGATTACCGTGACTAATGTGTTGATAAATTCTTCGTGGGATAATTTGAGATTTTCGTGAGGGAAAAGTTTCGCGATGGGTTTTTGCATCAGCATTGCGCCTTTATTGATGTAATCCCCCAAATGGACTGCTAACCCGATCCCTGTACCCAACACTAAAGCAAAAACCACTGCCGGCATATATTTCATAGGAGCAATGGCGGTAATGCCCATGCCCATTGAACAGATAGCAAAGACCATCGTGATTTCCGTTTTGAATTTTTCGGTCAATTTATGTCCTAAAAGACCTCCGGCTGCTCCTCCTAATAGGATGGACAGCGAATTGATAATGATACCTGTTGGCATATTTTTGCCCCTTTCTGCTTTTATACTGTGAATAAATTTGAAATATGAATGATTTGTTCATTGGATTTCTTCGGATTTCTTCAGCTGATAGAAAATTTGAAGGTCTTGCCGAAAAGAAAGATAAGTGATCGAAGGAACCCTTCATTCTTTCCATTGGCTCTTTCGACTGTGAAGCAAATCTAAGGGGGTTTTTAGTATGTATGCAGATGAAAGAAAAGACGAGAAATGTATCAGTGAAAAGATCGATCGGTGAAAAAGAATCACGAGATCGATCGTAATTTTGAACAATAGCGATCAGTCTAAGAACATGACGCCGGAGACCTCTAAATCAAAGCCGCATGCCTGATAAAATGCTGCGGTATCTTCATCAGTGGACAATGTCAAAATACCGATCTTTTGTCGACGACTTTCTTTGATGAGCGCTTGGATCAATTTCTTTCCTAATCCTTTTTTCTGATGTTCAGGATGGACAATGATATCTTCAATGTATCCATGTTCCAATCCCATCCCGCACACGTAGCCAAAAGCAACCAATTGACCGGTAACATCTTCACGAATACCAGCGTAGAAATTGCATAATTCGAACAGTTGCGGATAATCTTGTTGACGACCGCCCCAGCCGATGCTTTTTCTTAATGCAGGCACTTCGGAATCAGCTATTGCTCCATTTAATGCTAAAGTATAGGTCATTTTCTCACCTCCTAATTTTTGAGTATAGCATGTTTGCTGAATTAATGAAAACTGACGTTGAAAAATAAATGTACTTTTCAATGCGTAGTTGATACAAAACAAAAACAGCTGATATACGTATTAGATTGGTTTTTGATATATAATATAAACAGATTTGGCTTTTTAAAAATAGTACAGTATAAAAAGGCAGACTGATTGAATAGTAGGAGAAAGGAGCTTTTTGCATGCTATATTATTTGATGCCTTCACGAGATATTCGTCGTAATTTAGCGACAGAACAATATTTATTGGATCAGGATTTTGATGAGCCTCTGGTTTTGTTTTATATTCAGGAGCCTTGTATCA is part of the Enterococcus mediterraneensis genome and harbors:
- the mgrA gene encoding L-glyceraldehyde 3-phosphate reductase yields the protein MYSAKPERYEKMIYNRVGNSGLKLPAISLGLWHNFGDTDPLAKQRETIFGAFDMGITHFDLANNYGPPAGSAEENFGKILRQDMKHYRDEMIISSKAGYYMWPGPYGEWGSKKNLIASCDQSLQRLGLDYVDIFYHHRPDPDTPMEETAHALDLLVRQGKALYVGISNYTAEQTKKMSQILKHQGTPFIIHQPRYNMFDRWIEDGLTTVLEEEQIGAIVFSPLAQGLLTDRYLHGIPEDSRAHRSDSPFLTEDKVEGTISVVKRLNTIAENRGQTLAEMAIAWILQQKTVTSVLVGASRLSQLQDNVKALDNLDFSADELNAIEEVLKEMKA
- the yfcC gene encoding putative basic amino acid antiporter YfcC — protein: MVKQKRDLTKMKTPHTYVIIFIVVVAAWLLTFAVPAGKFSTTDVQYKDANGETSTRTVLKQSTFRYDYPMDKAFVYDKLEEIAQDPQELAKLNVTEKDVQTVLKEGEKNLDQEKLDAISLKDDTLYDLYGDKIYDKSHKLHKTAKVWGTDDFGGFGFLNFVFEGLVSGDKYGSAVGIAALILVVGGAFGIIMRTGAIDAAIYAFISKTRGLEKFAIPLLFFAFSLGGATFGMAEEVIPFSMVMVPFVIALGYDSIVAVTVTYVASQVGNATSWMSPFSVAVAQGIAGIPVLSGATFRLIMWVTITALSAGYLMIYAERIRKNPLRSEVYESDEYFRNHLEKTANENKPFLLGHKLILVEMLAVLIWIIWGVTQKGYYIPEIASQFFVMGLAAGITAVLFKLDMGWNDIAKSFQNGAADLAGTAIVVGMAKGILLVLGGSEPNVASALNTILHSISGLLSGVPSMIGAWVMYIFQSLFNLVVTSNSGQAALTMPIMAPLADLIQVPRQIAVLAYQLGAGFVDAFTPVSASLIGVLGVARIEWIKWAKFQIKMQGFFFVLGTIFIMIAIMIGLQ
- a CDS encoding rhodanese-related sulfurtransferase, with product MNYRVLLFYNYTHIADPAAFAEEHRKFCETLGIKGRILVAEEGINGTLSGTIAATDQYMEQMKADPRFADTYFKMDDSEGHAFKKLFVRPRKELVALHLEEDIDPRQLTGNYLEPAEFKEALLAEDTVVIDARNDYEYDLGHFRGAIRPEIRNFRELPAWIRENKEQFMDKKIVTYCTGGIRCEKFSGWLLREGFEDVAQLHGGIAAYGKDPRTQGELWDGKMYVFDERISVEINQVDKQIVGKEWFDGTPCERYINCSNPECNRQILVSEANEEKYLGACSYECACHEKNRYALTHSLTEEERNRRLRAIAPASYA
- a CDS encoding DUF554 domain-containing protein — encoded protein: MPTGIIINSLSILLGGAAGGLLGHKLTEKFKTEITMVFAICSMGMGITAIAPMKYMPAVVFALVLGTGIGLAVHLGDYINKGAMLMQKPIAKLFPHENLKLSHEEFINTLVTVIILFCASGTGIYGSLDSGMTGDNTILISKSILDFFTAAIFACNLGYVVSVIAIPQFIIFYILFLIANFIFPLTTPDMISDFKACGGFLMLASGFRMINLKMFPVADMIPAMILIMPLSWAWVNWILPLL
- a CDS encoding DUF1858 domain-containing protein, producing MKTIDLSKTLYELVTTYPEIKEIMYSLGFEAIAKPGMLQTAGRYMTIPKGAQMKKIPLSTVIAAFEARGFEIKGAN
- a CDS encoding NAD(P)H-dependent oxidoreductase → MKALIVYAHPRKESFSYALLERIQQTLEKKGDEVVVRDLYQMNFNPVLAGEDAIHIEDGHFVRENEIFPDDVKIEQKYIEESDLLIYIFPSWWNGMPAIMKGYVDRVFQHGFAYSFESDEPKKRFSGKKALFFTPTGQPQNEDGTDSPIDRAIKTVTSEWMFNSNGTEVLDHVFYGRVPYKTREELGEYLADAQRRIEEL
- a CDS encoding DUF438 domain-containing protein, which translates into the protein MDDTAKQRQTRIVEILSLLHEGGSFEEAKRLFNEEFDGVDVTEITAAEKALIQGGLNPSEIQRLCNIHAAVFKGSINEIHRSNYEHEQPGHPVHTLKLENQVLQSLLTDEIDGVLAKIKKGDWEQKERLLAALTDLLQIDKHYARKETLIFSYMEKYGITAPPKVMWGVDDDIRDMVKELIQMIHSEKTAYNPLSEKWEAVKNEIEEMIFKEEEIMIPMTLDVFSLKDWEKIAADSFDIGFAFIPEPLPWKASAEALEKESEREPARQLAIKQAKETTDGIAAGLAENTVKAEPLETHYDWENQSSADTVVLPTGVLKFQQLAAIFQVLPVDLTYVDQDDRVRFYSEGKSRVFPRTTSVIGREVVNCHPPKSMHIVQKILDDFRSGARDHADFWIDMRGKKIYIRYFALHDEAGDYLGCLEVTQDITDIQKLEGQSRLLDQ
- a CDS encoding GNAT family N-acetyltransferase, which codes for MTYTLALNGAIADSEVPALRKSIGWGGRQQDYPQLFELCNFYAGIREDVTGQLVAFGYVCGMGLEHGYIEDIIVHPEHQKKGLGKKLIQALIKESRRQKIGILTLSTDEDTAAFYQACGFDLEVSGVMFLD
- a CDS encoding peptide ABC transporter substrate-binding protein, whose amino-acid sequence is MTIRRTFSLIAASFLLLMTLAACSANTKKETVKADSDNQEKIINMMEINEISSMDSGNALDGGSFIAITQVFEGLYNLDEKDNIIPGVAEKLPTISEDGLTYTVPLRKNAVWSNGDPVTAHDFVYAWQRVVTPEFGSPSSFLLADIKNANKILAGEAKPDSLGVKAKDDYTLEVTLEHPVAYFTSVMTFPTLFPQNQKYVEKQGKNYALDSEHMIYNGPYRLAEWKHGNQKWVYQKNDRYWNKEQSNVEAVNIQVVKDTNLGMNLFKDGQLDRAVLSGEFAKQYKNDPNYTTQLDSWVHTLELNQKRNDQETIFANKEIRQAIGLAIDREHIVNELLDNDSRAAYGLIPAEFVKNPETKEDFRKESGNIQSFDTKQAKTLWKKGLESLGKKEVTLQLAASDQDENKAITEYLQYTLQENLPGLTVEITLLPEKNLLDKKQTHDFDLMLTRQGPDFQDPTTFLNTYQSEAFNNPSVYSNPAYDKLLTQAQQESTQLEKRWQTLIDAEHVLLEDAAVIPIYQSANTALLRENITGMIHHLFGPPNFYGKIMLK